One genomic window of Pseudomonas sp. LFM046 includes the following:
- a CDS encoding LacI family DNA-binding transcriptional regulator produces MSTTKKSPSRVNVIDVAKAAGVSVATVSRSFNLPHHVRDDVREKVLEVARKMGYTPNSAAKALRSRKTNVIGAIIPTLDHAIYAKMINSFQAKLAQYGYVVHVLSCGFDSRTIYEKVRLLVERGAEGLLVVGDIADPELTKYLKEYRMPVICTYSYFEGKEFPFIGFDNYIATQQLVQYLHGLGHRHMAMLTGPIQGNDRQQARVKAFVETLNDSSGGCTHAIYESTAGYSIEFGDTTMRRIHMEKPEVTAVICNSDVIAFGVLSACKKLGVDVPKRMTVVGYDNLEFAEYLDPPLTTLAIPATEMGQLSAEALLAHLKNGTEIKPALLGTQLIIRQSSHAI; encoded by the coding sequence GTGAGTACCACCAAGAAGTCGCCATCTCGCGTAAACGTTATCGACGTAGCCAAGGCAGCTGGCGTGTCAGTTGCTACGGTGTCGCGAAGCTTCAACCTCCCGCACCACGTGAGGGATGACGTTCGCGAAAAGGTCCTCGAAGTCGCCAGGAAGATGGGCTATACGCCAAATTCGGCGGCCAAGGCACTGCGCTCGCGCAAGACCAATGTGATTGGCGCCATCATCCCTACGCTCGATCACGCCATCTACGCCAAGATGATCAACAGCTTCCAAGCCAAGCTGGCGCAGTACGGCTACGTGGTACACGTCCTGTCCTGCGGATTCGACTCCAGGACCATCTACGAGAAAGTAAGGTTGCTGGTTGAGCGCGGCGCCGAGGGCCTGCTCGTGGTTGGGGACATCGCGGATCCGGAGCTGACCAAGTACCTCAAGGAGTACCGGATGCCGGTCATCTGCACGTATTCCTACTTTGAAGGGAAAGAATTTCCCTTCATCGGCTTCGACAACTACATCGCGACTCAGCAACTCGTCCAGTACCTACATGGCCTGGGACATCGCCATATGGCCATGCTGACCGGGCCAATCCAGGGCAATGACCGGCAGCAGGCCCGGGTCAAAGCTTTCGTCGAAACGCTGAACGATTCATCGGGCGGCTGTACCCATGCCATCTATGAAAGCACTGCGGGTTACAGCATAGAGTTCGGCGATACCACGATGCGACGGATCCATATGGAGAAGCCGGAAGTCACCGCGGTCATCTGCAACAGTGATGTCATTGCCTTTGGCGTCCTTTCTGCCTGCAAGAAACTCGGTGTCGACGTACCCAAGCGCATGACCGTTGTTGGCTATGACAACCTTGAGTTCGCCGAATATCTGGACCCGCCACTGACGACTCTGGCCATACCGGCCACGGAAATGGGCCAGTTGAGCGCTGAAGCGCTTCTTGCACACCTCAAGAACGGAACGGAGATCAAGCCTGCCCTGCTGGGTACGCAACTGATCATTCGCCAGTCCAGCCACGCGATTTGA
- a CDS encoding helix-turn-helix transcriptional regulator, producing the protein MDNLAKALGGRIRAQRKASRISQDALALACSIDRSYMGRIERGEVNITVEKLYRIANELACDPSSLLPQMSEL; encoded by the coding sequence ATGGACAACTTGGCGAAAGCGTTAGGGGGACGCATCCGGGCACAGAGGAAGGCCTCCCGGATTTCGCAAGATGCTCTAGCGCTGGCCTGCAGTATCGACCGCAGCTACATGGGACGGATCGAGCGGGGTGAAGTAAACATTACCGTCGAAAAGCTATATCGGATCGCCAACGAGCTTGCCTGTGACCCATCCTCTCTTCTGCCTCAGATGTCAGAGCTGTAG
- a CDS encoding DEAD/DEAH box helicase family protein, which produces MTRSLRDWQFSCIKRALEHFTVTPHFFCQATPGAGKTRMAAELAGRLLEQDKIDLVLCFAPSCQVVEGFRSTFAAVLGRRLDGRMGAVGAAFTYQAMEYRDEGFWQLLDDYRVLVVFDEIHHCAGHDPLLSNAWGQQILRRIQDRAAFTLALSGTPWRSDDRAIALARYSTPERHLICDYRYGLKEAIADGVCRSPRIVLLDNQKVKLTEEVGTDSTVRMFPSIVKLLGESPVTYEELLRHDEVIEQLLDLGCSKLDELRQIKPDAAGLVVATDIEHAQQIAQALGARGEGCHIVTNKTPDAQQIINAFRHGACRWIVAVGMISEGTDIPRLQVCCYLSRIRTELHYRQVLGRVLRRTGESDDQAWLFMLAELTLQGFAERIADDLPEDLAVLKAVQIPAFTTDAKPGSIGTVGNISGLERNIGSNSDQPIGTGPAGIVSLGSFIAEASYHVSFSQHYRQQLLACF; this is translated from the coding sequence ATGACTAGATCGCTACGAGACTGGCAGTTCAGCTGCATCAAAAGGGCGTTGGAGCACTTTACCGTCACGCCGCACTTCTTCTGCCAGGCAACGCCGGGTGCCGGCAAGACGCGTATGGCGGCAGAGCTGGCCGGCAGACTGCTTGAGCAGGACAAGATCGATCTGGTGTTGTGCTTTGCGCCATCTTGCCAAGTTGTTGAAGGCTTTCGCTCGACCTTTGCGGCGGTGCTCGGCAGGCGTCTGGATGGCCGGATGGGCGCAGTGGGAGCGGCGTTCACCTACCAGGCCATGGAGTACCGAGATGAGGGGTTCTGGCAGCTTCTTGATGACTATCGAGTGCTCGTGGTCTTCGATGAAATTCACCACTGTGCTGGTCATGACCCACTGCTCAGCAACGCCTGGGGTCAGCAGATACTCCGCCGGATACAAGACCGGGCGGCCTTCACCTTGGCTCTCTCCGGCACACCATGGCGTTCGGACGACAGGGCCATTGCACTGGCACGTTATTCGACGCCCGAAAGGCACTTGATATGCGACTACCGCTACGGCCTGAAAGAAGCCATCGCCGACGGAGTGTGCCGTTCTCCTCGCATTGTCCTGCTCGACAATCAGAAAGTGAAACTCACCGAGGAGGTGGGCACTGATAGCACTGTGAGGATGTTTCCCAGCATCGTGAAGCTGTTGGGGGAATCACCCGTTACCTACGAAGAACTGCTGCGGCACGACGAGGTGATCGAGCAACTGCTTGACCTCGGCTGCAGCAAACTGGATGAGCTTCGCCAGATCAAACCTGATGCGGCTGGTTTGGTGGTTGCCACCGATATTGAGCACGCCCAGCAAATTGCTCAAGCCCTGGGCGCCAGGGGTGAAGGCTGCCATATCGTGACCAACAAAACCCCCGATGCGCAGCAGATAATCAATGCGTTCAGGCACGGCGCCTGCCGGTGGATTGTCGCGGTTGGAATGATCAGCGAAGGCACGGACATCCCACGGCTGCAAGTGTGCTGCTATCTCAGCCGCATTCGCACCGAGTTGCACTACCGGCAAGTGCTGGGACGAGTGCTTCGGCGCACAGGCGAGTCCGATGATCAGGCTTGGTTGTTTATGCTCGCGGAGTTGACGTTGCAGGGTTTTGCGGAGCGCATTGCGGATGACCTGCCGGAAGACCTGGCGGTGCTAAAGGCGGTGCAGATACCAGCCTTCACCACGGATGCAAAGCCTGGTTCGATTGGTACTGTTGGCAATATCAGTGGACTAGAACGAAACATTGGAAGTAACTCCGATCAGCCTATTGGAACAGGCCCTGCGGGTATAGTTTCTCTTGGGAGCTTTATAGCCGAGGCAAGTTACCACGTGAGTTTTTCTCAGCATTACAGGCAGCAGCTACTCGCTTGCTTTTAA
- a CDS encoding tyrosine-type recombinase/integrase, with protein MNETVDRYLQAGTRANTRRSYQQAIEHFEVSWGGFLPATSDSIVRYLVDHAGTLAANTLKLRLAALAQWHVTQGFPDPTKAPLVRQVLKGIRTLHPKPEKRAEPLQLRELEQCVAWLEREGEAARVAGDHPRLLRCWRDRALLLIGFWRAFRSDELCRLRVEHIQARAGEGMQLFLPWSKGDRDNQGQTFSAPALARLCPVAAYLDWVEVAEVTDGPVFLGIDRWGHLSKQALHPHSVIPLVRAVLLNAGLPAELYSSHSLRRGFATWATRSGWDQKALMDYVGWRDTKSALRYIESTGQFPGQLRPVTGLESK; from the coding sequence ATGAACGAGACGGTGGACCGCTACCTGCAGGCCGGCACGCGGGCGAATACCCGGCGCAGCTACCAGCAGGCGATCGAGCACTTCGAGGTGAGCTGGGGCGGCTTCCTACCCGCCACCAGCGACAGCATCGTGCGCTACCTGGTCGACCACGCCGGCACGCTGGCGGCCAATACGCTGAAGTTGCGCCTCGCGGCGTTGGCCCAGTGGCACGTCACGCAGGGCTTTCCCGACCCGACCAAGGCACCGCTGGTGCGCCAGGTACTCAAGGGCATTCGCACCCTGCACCCGAAACCGGAGAAGCGGGCAGAACCGCTGCAACTACGCGAGCTGGAGCAATGCGTGGCCTGGCTGGAGAGGGAGGGGGAGGCGGCCCGAGTCGCAGGGGACCACCCGCGCTTGCTGCGCTGTTGGCGGGACCGGGCCTTGTTGCTCATCGGCTTCTGGCGGGCCTTTCGCAGCGACGAACTGTGCCGCCTGCGAGTCGAGCATATCCAGGCGCGCGCCGGGGAGGGCATGCAGCTGTTTCTGCCGTGGAGCAAGGGCGACCGCGATAACCAGGGCCAGACCTTTAGCGCGCCAGCGCTCGCACGCCTATGTCCAGTTGCGGCCTATCTCGACTGGGTCGAAGTGGCAGAGGTGACCGATGGGCCGGTGTTCCTCGGCATCGATCGGTGGGGGCACTTGAGTAAGCAAGCCTTGCACCCGCATAGCGTGATTCCGTTGGTGCGGGCTGTCTTGTTGAACGCGGGTTTGCCCGCGGAGTTGTACAGCAGCCATTCACTGCGGCGCGGCTTCGCCACCTGGGCTACGCGGAGTGGCTGGGATCAGAAGGCCTTGATGGACTATGTCGGATGGCGGGATACCAAGTCTGCACTGCGCTACATAGAGAGCACGGGGCAATTTCCGGGACAGCTTCGTCCGGTGACGGGTCTTGAATCCAAATAG
- a CDS encoding BPSL0761 family protein, with the protein MTTDHNPHASGGISPVLRTRGFIFCRPVRIPERRLSVTMPHERTRAIIQTHDFLQQLEQDASVGEETRSMATQLLRHYPTRSEVLLQGMFEETLPVNLRISPFFSSTQASPSSSSRSSQSVWNRLCSGLAKILLSSLR; encoded by the coding sequence ATGACGACAGACCATAACCCCCACGCCTCGGGCGGGATTTCTCCCGTACTGCGCACCAGGGGGTTTATTTTTTGCCGGCCCGTACGCATCCCTGAGAGGAGATTGTCCGTGACAATGCCTCACGAACGAACCCGAGCCATCATACAGACCCACGACTTTCTGCAGCAGCTAGAGCAAGACGCGTCGGTAGGGGAAGAGACGCGCAGCATGGCCACGCAGCTGCTGCGGCACTATCCCACCCGGAGTGAAGTGCTTTTGCAGGGCATGTTCGAAGAAACGCTGCCCGTAAATCTTCGAATCTCCCCATTCTTTTCATCGACGCAGGCATCTCCGTCTTCCAGCTCTCGCTCAAGCCAGTCCGTGTGGAACCGGCTCTGCAGTGGCCTAGCGAAAATTTTGCTGAGCAGTCTGCGATAA
- a CDS encoding GNAT family N-acetyltransferase, which translates to MPVSQNHPYTYRPMTAADVPAAHALSVQLKWPHRLDDWAMLQQVAEGFVVEDAGRLIGTAFTCRQGDYATIGLVIVSDAYQGQGIGRKLMEQALQACGSTIAILNATLAGVPLYASQGFVEFGQIHQHQGHVKYVASPALADGEQCRAPSVEDWPQILELAHAGSGLDRTRVFQNLHGAIEQTSVIERNGQLRGFAMLRAFGRGHVIGPIVAETPEQAKCLIAELLGPVQGEFVRLDVLADSGLNDWLGDAGLQHVDSVAQMARGTPPLPVGGVQQFALVTQAIG; encoded by the coding sequence ATGCCCGTCTCGCAGAATCATCCGTATACCTATCGCCCCATGACCGCCGCCGACGTACCGGCAGCCCATGCCTTGTCTGTTCAGCTCAAATGGCCGCATCGCCTAGACGACTGGGCCATGCTTCAACAGGTCGCTGAAGGGTTCGTCGTGGAAGATGCCGGACGCCTGATCGGAACAGCGTTCACCTGCCGGCAAGGGGACTACGCCACCATCGGCCTGGTCATCGTGAGCGACGCGTATCAGGGACAAGGTATCGGTCGAAAGCTGATGGAGCAGGCGTTGCAAGCCTGCGGTTCGACAATCGCGATTCTCAATGCCACCCTGGCTGGCGTGCCACTGTATGCCAGCCAGGGCTTTGTCGAGTTCGGTCAGATTCATCAGCACCAGGGCCACGTGAAGTACGTGGCGAGTCCTGCCCTGGCGGATGGCGAACAGTGTCGAGCTCCCAGCGTCGAGGACTGGCCACAGATACTCGAACTGGCCCATGCCGGTAGCGGCCTGGACAGAACCCGCGTATTCCAGAATCTCCACGGCGCTATCGAACAGACGAGTGTCATAGAGCGTAACGGCCAATTGCGTGGCTTCGCGATGCTCCGCGCCTTCGGCCGTGGCCACGTCATCGGCCCAATTGTCGCGGAGACCCCGGAGCAAGCCAAATGCTTGATTGCCGAACTTCTTGGCCCAGTCCAGGGGGAGTTCGTGCGACTGGATGTCCTGGCGGACAGCGGACTCAACGATTGGTTGGGCGATGCGGGCCTGCAACACGTTGATAGCGTGGCGCAGATGGCTCGAGGTACGCCGCCCTTACCCGTCGGCGGTGTCCAACAGTTCGCGCTTGTTACCCAGGCCATCGGATGA
- a CDS encoding OprD family porin, whose product MSALKPCCLALAITAVSQLAVAGQEQAKGFIEDSSLTLLNRNFYMNRDFRHGGSNSQGINRSKPVSERNGYREEWAHGAMLNFTSGFTQGTVGFGADTFAYGGVKLDTGRGRAGAGLLPISNNQTADAEVPDAYGEIGGAVKMRVSSTVLKYGEQRPTAPVFAMGDNRLLPEVATGFQLSSSELDNLLLEAGHFTAYNGRNSTNSDDKLLTTYGGVEADSVDFLGGSYKVNDRLVFMAYASEAEEVWRQYFGSASYTLPLADQHALSFGLTAYKTSDEGEARAGELDTTSWSAKAAYAFGPHKVTLAYQKIDGDETFDYIGVDSIWLANSVQYSDFNAPNERSMQIRYDLNMASFGVPGLTLMARYIKGDQIDFTQADPTGTSFRAGADDEHHWERDLEAKYVVQEGSAKDLSFRLRQATHRSSSFDSDIDEVRLIIEYPLSIL is encoded by the coding sequence ATGAGCGCCCTTAAACCGTGCTGTCTTGCACTGGCGATAACTGCTGTCTCGCAATTGGCCGTAGCTGGCCAGGAACAGGCTAAAGGCTTCATCGAAGACAGCAGCCTCACTCTGCTCAATCGCAACTTCTACATGAACCGGGATTTCCGTCACGGCGGCAGCAATAGCCAAGGGATCAATCGCTCGAAACCTGTCAGCGAGCGCAATGGGTATCGTGAGGAGTGGGCGCACGGCGCCATGCTCAACTTCACTTCCGGCTTCACCCAGGGCACGGTAGGGTTCGGCGCGGATACCTTCGCCTACGGAGGGGTCAAGCTTGATACCGGTCGCGGTCGCGCCGGCGCTGGTCTACTGCCAATCAGCAACAACCAGACTGCTGATGCCGAAGTACCTGATGCTTACGGTGAGATCGGTGGCGCAGTGAAGATGCGCGTCTCCTCCACCGTGCTGAAGTACGGCGAACAACGCCCGACCGCACCGGTATTCGCAATGGGCGACAACCGCCTGCTGCCGGAAGTGGCCACCGGCTTCCAACTGTCCAGCAGCGAGCTCGACAACCTCCTCCTCGAGGCTGGCCACTTCACAGCGTACAACGGTAGAAACTCGACCAACTCCGACGACAAACTGCTAACCACGTACGGCGGCGTAGAAGCGGACAGCGTCGACTTTCTCGGGGGTTCCTACAAGGTCAACGACAGGCTCGTTTTCATGGCCTACGCCAGCGAAGCCGAGGAGGTCTGGCGACAATACTTCGGCAGCGCCTCGTACACCCTCCCGCTTGCCGACCAACACGCCCTGTCGTTCGGTCTAACTGCGTACAAGACCAGTGACGAAGGAGAAGCACGTGCGGGTGAACTGGACACTACCAGTTGGTCGGCCAAAGCCGCGTATGCATTCGGCCCACATAAGGTCACGCTGGCCTACCAGAAGATTGATGGCGACGAGACCTTCGACTATATCGGCGTTGACTCGATCTGGCTGGCCAACTCCGTTCAATACTCCGACTTCAATGCCCCCAACGAGCGGTCAATGCAGATCCGCTACGATCTCAACATGGCAAGCTTCGGCGTGCCGGGCCTTACCTTGATGGCGCGCTACATCAAAGGCGATCAGATCGACTTCACCCAGGCCGACCCCACGGGCACCTCCTTCCGCGCCGGAGCGGACGATGAACACCATTGGGAGCGTGACCTGGAGGCCAAGTATGTGGTCCAGGAAGGATCGGCAAAAGACCTGTCCTTCCGCCTACGCCAGGCCACCCATCGCTCCAGCTCGTTCGATAGTGATATCGACGAGGTCCGCCTGATCATCGAGTATCCGCTGAGCATCCTGTAA
- a CDS encoding cupin domain-containing protein: MSHPIASLLAYADGSPAAAFTPAALDSSDPFGNVRHVAYRGDEGVSAGFVQASAELVVEDYPYTEMLVVHAGQVSLQDEQQTLDLGVGDSVVIGRGTALRVQAQVGSLWAFCALSQGAERKPGLTQINQRATLNPSQGLDAQILISAAPQCRSHNAFSDDTSNLQVGVWDSTPYARRARPHKMHELMHLIEGSVTLQLANGVKLKVNTGDTVFVAQGTPCAWESNVYVRKLYVVK; this comes from the coding sequence ATGTCACACCCTATCGCTTCGCTGCTGGCGTATGCCGACGGCTCTCCTGCCGCTGCGTTCACCCCCGCCGCCCTGGACTCGTCCGATCCCTTCGGCAACGTCCGTCACGTGGCCTATCGGGGCGATGAAGGCGTCAGCGCCGGCTTCGTTCAGGCCAGCGCAGAGCTGGTGGTCGAGGACTACCCCTACACCGAAATGCTGGTGGTGCACGCCGGACAGGTCAGCCTGCAGGACGAGCAGCAGACGCTTGATCTGGGTGTCGGCGACAGCGTGGTGATCGGCCGTGGCACGGCGCTGCGCGTGCAGGCGCAGGTCGGTAGCCTGTGGGCGTTCTGCGCGCTGAGCCAGGGCGCCGAGCGCAAACCCGGCCTGACCCAGATCAATCAGCGTGCGACGCTCAATCCCTCGCAGGGGCTGGATGCGCAGATCCTGATCAGCGCTGCTCCGCAATGCCGCTCCCATAACGCCTTCTCCGACGACACCAGCAATCTGCAGGTCGGCGTGTGGGATTCGACGCCCTACGCACGTCGCGCCCGCCCGCACAAGATGCATGAACTGATGCACCTGATCGAGGGTAGCGTCACCCTGCAGCTGGCCAACGGCGTCAAGCTGAAGGTCAACACCGGCGATACGGTATTCGTGGCCCAAGGCACGCCCTGCGCCTGGGAGAGCAACGTTTATGTGCGCAAGCTGTACGTCGTCAAATAA
- a CDS encoding FAD-binding oxidoreductase — protein MPAPLITMQSNPELPKSTDVVVIGGGIIGVCAAYFMARQGVSVALLEKGRIGAEQSSRNWGWCRQQNRDARELPLSTKSLALWEEITADLGEDLGFRRCGLFYLSDNQAELDGWAKWRDFAITQGVTTHMLSSAEATQRGAVTGKSWLGGVFSPSDGIADPARAAPLIAKGVLKHGGSIHQFCAARGIETEAGRVSGVITEKGVIKTRQVVMAGGAWASSFCAQLGIRFPQASVRSTILSVMPGAQGLPDALHTSEVTVTRRGDGGYTLAISGRACVDPTPQQLRFSSYFLPMFAKRWQMLSPGDLQGWQYGHETRRKWALDRPTPMERVRILDPRPSESILRDTLARARRLLPALGSVPVQAGWAGYIDSTPDGVPVIDEAANLPGFILAAGFSGHGFGIGPGAGRLIAELAQGKTPFVDHSQYSLARLNKGAWGKVSEF, from the coding sequence ATGCCAGCCCCCTTGATCACCATGCAGTCCAACCCGGAGCTGCCGAAAAGCACCGATGTCGTCGTCATCGGCGGCGGCATTATTGGCGTATGCGCCGCCTATTTCATGGCCCGTCAGGGCGTGAGCGTCGCCCTGCTGGAGAAGGGCCGGATTGGCGCGGAGCAGTCCAGCCGCAACTGGGGCTGGTGCCGCCAGCAGAACCGCGACGCGCGCGAACTGCCGCTGTCGACCAAAAGCCTCGCGCTCTGGGAGGAGATCACCGCCGATCTCGGCGAGGACCTCGGTTTCCGCCGCTGCGGGCTGTTCTATCTGTCGGACAACCAGGCCGAACTGGACGGCTGGGCCAAGTGGCGCGACTTCGCCATCACCCAGGGCGTTACCACCCATATGCTGAGCAGCGCCGAGGCCACGCAACGCGGCGCCGTCACTGGCAAGTCCTGGCTGGGTGGCGTGTTCTCGCCGTCAGACGGCATCGCTGACCCGGCACGGGCGGCACCCTTGATCGCCAAGGGCGTGCTCAAGCATGGCGGGTCGATCCACCAGTTCTGCGCAGCTCGCGGTATCGAGACCGAGGCAGGACGGGTATCGGGGGTCATCACCGAAAAGGGCGTGATCAAGACCCGCCAGGTAGTGATGGCCGGCGGCGCCTGGGCCTCGTCCTTCTGCGCCCAGCTCGGCATTCGCTTTCCGCAAGCGTCGGTGCGTTCGACCATTCTGTCGGTCATGCCAGGTGCCCAGGGTCTTCCCGATGCGCTGCATACCAGTGAAGTTACCGTCACCCGGCGCGGGGACGGCGGCTATACCCTGGCCATTTCCGGACGTGCGTGCGTGGATCCGACGCCGCAACAACTCAGGTTCTCCTCGTACTTTCTGCCGATGTTCGCCAAACGCTGGCAAATGCTCTCACCCGGCGACCTGCAGGGTTGGCAATACGGACATGAGACGCGTCGCAAATGGGCGCTCGACCGGCCTACGCCGATGGAACGCGTGCGCATCCTCGATCCGCGCCCGTCGGAATCGATACTGCGCGATACCCTCGCCCGCGCCCGCCGCCTGCTGCCGGCCCTGGGCAGCGTGCCCGTTCAGGCAGGTTGGGCCGGCTATATCGATAGCACCCCTGACGGCGTGCCGGTCATCGACGAAGCGGCAAACCTGCCCGGCTTCATTCTGGCCGCCGGCTTCTCAGGCCACGGCTTCGGCATCGGCCCCGGCGCCGGGCGCCTGATCGCCGAACTGGCGCAGGGCAAGACGCCGTTCGTGGACCACAGCCAGTACAGCCTCGCCCGGCTGAACAAAGGTGCGTGGGGCAAGGTCTCGGAGTTCTGA
- a CDS encoding ornithine cyclodeaminase family protein, producing the protein MKTLLLNKAEVGRLISMEEVIGTVEEAYKAFSAGQVVQPDYIGIHLPEPRGEIDFKVGYCKTNEIISMKASSGGFLDNPAAHGVPNGMGTVLLFDARSCALICVMDGSLLTGLRTGASGAVSVKALARKNAKKITCIGTGNQARMQIRAISLVMQIEEIHAWSRSPETRERFKADIEGEFGIPVHLADSKQEAVEQADILITTTRGKGSLVEASWVKPGTHIVAIGTDMKGKQELDPEIFRHAKIVNDSISQCIEKGETWHPLNAKIIGLDDIHGELGEILLGTKPGRENDEEITIFDSTGMAIQDNTTAEKIYRNALENNVGTFFAFL; encoded by the coding sequence ATGAAAACTCTGCTGCTCAACAAAGCAGAAGTCGGCAGATTGATATCCATGGAGGAGGTCATCGGAACGGTGGAGGAGGCCTACAAGGCCTTCAGCGCTGGGCAGGTGGTACAGCCCGATTACATAGGAATACATCTGCCGGAGCCGCGCGGGGAGATCGACTTCAAGGTCGGTTACTGCAAGACCAATGAAATCATCTCGATGAAGGCCTCGTCCGGCGGCTTCCTCGATAACCCGGCCGCGCACGGTGTGCCCAACGGCATGGGAACCGTCCTGCTGTTCGATGCCAGGAGCTGTGCGCTGATCTGCGTAATGGATGGAAGTCTGCTCACCGGCCTCAGGACGGGCGCGTCGGGCGCCGTCTCGGTCAAGGCGCTGGCGAGAAAGAACGCCAAGAAGATCACCTGCATAGGCACCGGCAACCAGGCGCGGATGCAGATTCGCGCCATCAGCCTGGTGATGCAGATCGAAGAGATCCATGCTTGGAGCAGAAGCCCGGAAACGCGCGAGCGCTTCAAGGCGGATATCGAAGGTGAGTTCGGTATCCCGGTGCATCTGGCGGACTCGAAGCAGGAGGCGGTCGAGCAGGCCGACATCCTCATCACCACCACCCGTGGCAAGGGCTCGCTGGTGGAGGCGAGTTGGGTGAAACCCGGCACTCATATCGTCGCCATTGGCACGGATATGAAAGGCAAGCAGGAGCTGGATCCCGAGATATTCAGGCACGCCAAGATAGTCAACGACTCGATCTCGCAGTGCATCGAAAAAGGGGAAACCTGGCATCCGCTGAACGCGAAGATCATCGGCCTGGACGACATCCACGGCGAGCTCGGCGAGATTCTGCTGGGTACCAAGCCCGGCCGGGAGAACGATGAAGAAATCACCATCTTCGACTCCACCGGCATGGCCATCCAGGACAACACCACCGCCGAAAAAATCTATCGCAATGCGCTGGAAAACAACGTTGGAACCTTCTTCGCGTTCCTTTGA
- a CDS encoding threonine/serine dehydratase: MRDHPTIQDIREAQERLKPHIKHTPLLRAEKIEKAAGCQLYLKPETLQITGAFKIRGALNKTLSLPREEIANGIIATSSGNHAQGLAYAARMLGVKAILVLPVTTPKIKIANTEALGAEVILFDGDNAARWKRVYEIAEENGYVPVHAFEDPLVMAGQGTIGCEILEDLQDVDTVIVPMGGGGLISGIATAIKETKPTVRVVGAEPALTPKYYHSRLNKERTSLPLLNTIADGLRLSVPGRNPFPIIERYVDEIVLVEDEHIIAGMRALAKDAKLIAEPAAAIGIGALLAGVVKVRPDEKVCVVLSGGNWDLGDLAEVYGATE; the protein is encoded by the coding sequence ATGCGCGACCATCCGACCATTCAGGACATTCGAGAAGCCCAAGAACGGCTCAAACCCCATATCAAACATACGCCGCTACTGCGCGCGGAGAAGATAGAGAAAGCCGCCGGTTGCCAGCTCTATCTGAAGCCGGAAACCCTGCAGATTACCGGGGCGTTCAAGATTCGCGGCGCGCTGAACAAGACGCTCTCGCTGCCCCGGGAAGAGATCGCCAACGGCATCATCGCCACCTCGTCGGGCAATCACGCCCAGGGGCTCGCCTACGCCGCACGCATGCTCGGGGTGAAAGCTATTCTGGTGCTGCCGGTGACCACCCCGAAGATCAAGATCGCCAATACCGAAGCCCTCGGTGCGGAGGTGATTCTCTTCGATGGCGACAACGCTGCCCGCTGGAAAAGGGTGTACGAAATCGCCGAGGAGAACGGCTATGTGCCCGTCCATGCCTTCGAGGATCCGCTGGTGATGGCTGGCCAGGGCACCATCGGCTGCGAGATCCTGGAGGATCTGCAGGACGTGGATACCGTCATCGTCCCCATGGGCGGCGGCGGTCTGATTTCCGGCATCGCTACCGCCATCAAGGAAACCAAGCCGACGGTGCGGGTGGTCGGCGCCGAGCCGGCGCTGACGCCCAAGTACTACCACAGCCGCTTGAACAAGGAGCGCACCTCACTGCCGTTGCTGAACACCATCGCCGACGGCTTGCGCTTGAGCGTGCCGGGGCGGAATCCCTTTCCGATCATCGAGCGCTACGTCGACGAGATCGTCCTGGTCGAGGACGAGCACATCATTGCGGGCATGCGCGCCCTGGCCAAGGACGCGAAGCTGATTGCCGAACCCGCCGCCGCAATCGGCATCGGTGCCCTGCTGGCGGGCGTGGTCAAGGTCCGGCCGGATGAAAAGGTCTGCGTGGTGCTGAGCGGCGGCAACTGGGATCTGGGCGATCTGGCCGAGGTGTACGGCGCGACTGAGTAA